In one window of Microbacterium sp. PM5 DNA:
- a CDS encoding MupG family TIM beta-alpha barrel fold protein has translation MLFSIYPTDTPEVRADVIDQACAVAAAPMLFTSLHQPESDGLRGFAAELADAHRERGVTFCADISPLALERLGEGFDGLGRLRDGGVEMLRIDFGFAPEEIRRIARASGCRIAVNASTATASFLDELDGIDVVGWHNFYPRPETGIGTEFFLSQNALFAERQSPVYAFLPGESALRAPLHLGLPTLEEHRHRTAWRNYLHLRAIAPGVEIVCAEGTVRAEHLEWIAHHERTGEVTVPVSGLDPAAAFLRGAAWRLRVEDSAASFRLEGTRGSVAPDAARNADRRAAGSLQMDLDSLGRYRGEIHLMRRDLPLTGLQAHVGEIAAPARGIVESLRPGDTVRFV, from the coding sequence ATGCTGTTCTCGATCTATCCCACCGATACGCCCGAGGTCCGCGCGGACGTCATCGACCAGGCGTGCGCGGTCGCCGCGGCGCCGATGCTCTTCACGTCGCTGCACCAGCCGGAGAGCGACGGCCTGCGCGGCTTCGCCGCCGAGCTGGCGGACGCGCACCGGGAGCGGGGTGTGACGTTCTGCGCCGACATCTCGCCGCTCGCCCTCGAGCGCCTGGGCGAGGGGTTCGACGGGCTGGGGCGGCTGCGCGACGGCGGTGTCGAGATGCTGCGGATCGACTTCGGCTTCGCGCCGGAGGAGATCCGCCGCATCGCCCGCGCCTCGGGATGCCGCATCGCGGTGAACGCGAGCACGGCGACCGCGTCGTTCCTCGACGAGCTGGACGGCATCGACGTGGTCGGATGGCACAACTTCTATCCCCGGCCCGAGACCGGCATCGGCACGGAGTTCTTCCTCAGCCAGAACGCGTTGTTCGCCGAGCGGCAGAGCCCCGTGTACGCGTTCCTTCCGGGCGAGAGCGCGCTGCGCGCACCCCTTCACCTCGGTCTGCCCACGCTCGAGGAGCATCGTCATCGCACCGCGTGGCGCAACTATCTGCACCTGCGTGCGATCGCGCCCGGTGTCGAGATCGTCTGCGCCGAGGGCACCGTGCGCGCGGAGCATCTCGAATGGATCGCCCACCACGAGCGCACCGGGGAGGTGACCGTACCTGTGTCGGGACTCGACCCGGCCGCGGCATTTCTGCGGGGCGCCGCCTGGCGGCTGCGTGTCGAAGACAGCGCGGCGTCGTTCCGGCTGGAGGGAACGCGCGGGAGCGTCGCTCCGGATGCCGCGCGCAACGCCGACCGTCGTGCCGCCGGGTCGCTGCAGATGGATCTCGACAGCCTCGGTCGCTATCGGGGAGAGATCCACCTGATGCGTCGGGATCTGCCGCTCACGGGTCTGCAGGCCCATGTCGGCGAGATCGCGGCGCCCGCCCGCGGCATCGTCGAGAGCCTGCGTCCGGGCGACACGGTGCGTTTCGTCTGA
- a CDS encoding PTS transporter subunit EIIC — MDYPKLSRDILPLVGGGENISSFTNCMTRLRLEIIDPSRVDVDAIKKLDGVMGVVDGDQLQVVVGPGHAQRLRDAFAAESGQQGTAPVDADDEAPLSAAADLRALQTKNTQKVKARQKTGVHSLFRHIGNIFIPIIPGFIACGLIVAIANVWKLIAPGVALNPWFLAFAALGSIVVGALNLLVGYNTAKEFGGTPVLGLIAGAVSYMPALAGIPASKAADGTAIAAQPLVLPLFGELKPALGGIIGVIVTAWLFTVIEKWVRTRVPAWLDLFVVPVVTVLVGAAVCILVIMPIAGLLMQGINWVLIDFALERGGVIGGYLLSSLFLPLVMLGIHQGLTPIHAQLIADHGFTQLLPVLAMAGAGEVGMAIAIYVKTKSTRLKSIIRAALPIGVLGVGEPLIYGVSLPLFYPLITACLGGGFGGAFVAYGIQATGGFGAGALGLSGVLMTAVITNGQWLWYVGGLLIAYVMGFVLTYFFGFKEHMVERLS; from the coding sequence GTGGATTACCCGAAACTCAGCCGCGACATCCTCCCGCTCGTCGGCGGCGGCGAGAACATCTCGTCCTTCACCAACTGCATGACGCGTCTGCGACTCGAGATCATCGATCCCTCCCGCGTCGACGTCGATGCGATCAAGAAGCTCGACGGCGTGATGGGCGTGGTCGACGGCGACCAACTGCAGGTCGTCGTGGGCCCCGGTCACGCCCAGCGCCTGCGCGACGCGTTCGCGGCGGAGAGCGGGCAGCAGGGCACCGCGCCGGTGGATGCCGACGATGAGGCCCCGCTGAGCGCGGCGGCCGATCTGCGCGCACTGCAGACGAAGAACACCCAGAAGGTGAAGGCGCGCCAGAAGACCGGTGTGCACTCGCTGTTCCGCCACATCGGCAACATCTTCATCCCGATCATCCCCGGCTTCATCGCGTGCGGTCTCATCGTCGCGATCGCGAACGTCTGGAAGCTGATCGCCCCCGGCGTCGCCCTGAACCCCTGGTTCCTCGCGTTCGCCGCGCTGGGCTCGATCGTCGTGGGGGCCCTGAATCTGCTGGTGGGCTACAACACCGCGAAGGAGTTCGGCGGCACCCCCGTGCTCGGCCTCATCGCCGGCGCCGTGTCGTACATGCCCGCCCTCGCCGGCATCCCGGCCTCGAAGGCGGCCGACGGCACGGCGATTGCCGCACAGCCCCTGGTACTGCCCCTGTTCGGCGAGCTCAAGCCGGCACTGGGTGGCATCATCGGCGTGATCGTGACCGCCTGGCTGTTCACGGTGATCGAGAAGTGGGTGCGCACGCGCGTTCCCGCGTGGCTCGACCTGTTCGTGGTTCCCGTCGTCACCGTGCTCGTCGGGGCCGCGGTCTGCATCCTCGTGATCATGCCCATCGCGGGACTGCTGATGCAGGGCATCAACTGGGTGCTGATCGATTTCGCCCTCGAGCGCGGTGGCGTCATCGGCGGGTACCTGCTGTCGTCGCTGTTCCTGCCGCTCGTCATGCTCGGCATCCATCAGGGACTCACCCCCATCCACGCGCAGCTGATCGCCGACCACGGCTTCACCCAGCTGCTCCCCGTGCTGGCGATGGCGGGGGCGGGCGAGGTCGGTATGGCGATCGCGATCTACGTCAAGACCAAGAGCACGCGCCTGAAGAGCATCATCCGTGCGGCGCTGCCCATCGGCGTCCTCGGCGTGGGTGAGCCGCTCATCTACGGCGTCTCGCTGCCCCTGTTCTACCCCCTCATCACCGCCTGCCTCGGCGGCGGTTTCGGCGGCGCGTTCGTGGCCTACGGCATCCAGGCGACGGGCGGGTTCGGCGCCGGCGCGCTGGGACTGTCGGGCGTGCTGATGACGGCCGTCATCACCAACGGGCAATGGCTCTGGTACGTCGGGGGCCTTCTGATCGCCTACGTCATGGGATTCGTTCTGACCTACTTCTTCGGCTTCAAGGAGCACATGGTCGAGCGGCTGAGCTGA
- the murQ gene encoding N-acetylmuramic acid 6-phosphate etherase, which produces MTAPVSAVTTEQQNPRTRALDAMSVTELLTAMNDEDRRVPVAVAAAIGQIARAVDLAVAALGAGGRLIYLGAGTSGRLGVLDAAECPPTFGTDPGQVRGVLAGGRAAMFEAVENAEDSVAFAVADLQAIELSAADVVVGIAASGRTPYVIGGLDHARAIGAATVALAANPNAEISEHADVAIEIDNGPEVLTGSTRLKAGTSQKLVLNMISTATMVRLGKVYGNLMVDVRPTNEKLVDRAVRIVQAATGCDRSRAESALADADGHAKTAIVAILCGIGAGAARERLADAHGFVRAAIDDAAPAGAAPTDQR; this is translated from the coding sequence ATGACCGCTCCCGTGTCCGCCGTCACCACGGAACAGCAGAACCCGCGTACCCGGGCGCTCGACGCCATGAGCGTCACCGAGCTGCTCACCGCGATGAACGACGAGGATCGCCGCGTGCCCGTGGCCGTTGCCGCCGCGATCGGACAGATCGCCCGTGCGGTCGATCTCGCCGTCGCCGCCCTCGGCGCCGGCGGCCGGCTCATCTACCTCGGCGCCGGCACGAGCGGACGGCTCGGGGTGCTGGATGCCGCGGAGTGCCCGCCCACCTTCGGCACCGATCCGGGACAGGTGCGGGGGGTGCTCGCGGGTGGGCGCGCCGCCATGTTCGAGGCCGTGGAGAACGCCGAAGACTCCGTCGCGTTCGCCGTCGCCGACCTGCAGGCCATCGAACTGAGCGCTGCCGACGTCGTCGTGGGAATCGCCGCCTCCGGCCGCACGCCCTACGTCATCGGCGGCCTCGACCACGCGCGCGCGATCGGCGCGGCGACGGTGGCCCTTGCCGCCAACCCGAATGCCGAGATCAGCGAGCATGCCGACGTCGCGATCGAGATCGACAACGGTCCCGAAGTGCTCACCGGTTCCACTCGGCTGAAGGCGGGCACGAGTCAGAAGCTGGTGCTGAACATGATCTCCACGGCGACGATGGTGCGCCTCGGCAAGGTCTACGGCAATCTCATGGTCGATGTCCGCCCGACCAACGAGAAGCTCGTCGACCGCGCAGTCCGCATCGTGCAGGCCGCCACCGGATGCGACCGCTCACGCGCCGAGAGCGCACTGGCCGACGCCGACGGCCACGCGAAGACCGCCATCGTGGCGATCCTCTGCGGAATCGGTGCCGGCGCCGCCCGCGAACGACTCGCGGACGCGCACGGCTTCGTCCGCGCCGCCATCGACGACGCGGCCCCCGCCGGCGCCGCCCCCACCGATCAGCGCTAG
- a CDS encoding MurR/RpiR family transcriptional regulator: MDGDVIETIRTAVPRLRPAESRVATIVLHDPDAVVNATVAELADHAGVSQASVVRFSKALGFAGFPALRMQLAQELSRNAADLERSDIAEGQLNPSDSLSDMVSKVAFHEARTIEQTARLIDLAALEEVAGRIAAGARVIAVGVGASGLAAGDLSQKLQRIGVNCLNAPDTHLQLVHAALAGTDAVVIAFSFSGGTRDVLHAVEVAARTGALTVAVTGDPDSALAGACDLVLRTPAREATLRAAALASRMAQLAVVDFLFLRVGQLRFDDLGSVLDATRQAVTPQHLPRGERN; the protein is encoded by the coding sequence ATGGATGGCGACGTCATCGAGACGATCCGCACGGCCGTGCCGCGTCTGCGTCCAGCGGAGTCCCGGGTCGCCACGATCGTGCTGCACGATCCGGATGCCGTCGTCAACGCGACCGTGGCCGAGCTCGCCGACCACGCCGGCGTCTCCCAGGCCTCGGTCGTGCGCTTCTCCAAAGCGCTCGGCTTCGCCGGGTTTCCGGCACTGCGCATGCAGCTGGCGCAGGAGCTGTCGCGCAACGCCGCTGACCTCGAGCGTTCGGACATCGCCGAAGGGCAGCTGAACCCGTCGGACTCGCTGTCCGACATGGTCTCCAAAGTCGCCTTCCACGAGGCGCGCACGATCGAACAGACGGCGCGGCTGATCGACCTCGCGGCGCTGGAGGAGGTCGCCGGGCGCATCGCCGCGGGTGCGCGCGTGATCGCTGTCGGCGTGGGCGCGTCGGGTCTGGCCGCCGGCGACCTGTCGCAGAAGCTGCAGCGCATCGGCGTGAACTGCCTGAACGCGCCCGACACGCATCTGCAGCTCGTGCACGCTGCGCTCGCCGGCACCGACGCCGTCGTCATCGCCTTCTCGTTCAGTGGGGGCACCCGCGACGTGCTGCACGCGGTCGAGGTCGCCGCCCGCACGGGAGCCCTGACCGTCGCCGTGACCGGCGACCCCGACTCGGCGCTCGCCGGCGCCTGCGACCTCGTGCTGCGCACGCCCGCCCGGGAGGCGACGCTACGCGCGGCGGCGCTGGCCAGCCGCATGGCGCAGCTCGCCGTGGTCGACTTCCTCTTCCTGCGGGTCGGGCAGCTGCGTTTCGACGATCTCGGATCGGTGCTGGACGCCACTCGACAGGCCGTGACACCTCAGCATCTGCCGCGGGGCGAGCGCAACTGA
- a CDS encoding solute carrier family 23 protein, with translation MPIWTQHGDGRTVEPGAVVKPHERLGWPATIAIGAQHVVAMFGATFLVPLLTGFPVSTTLLFSGIGTLLFLVLTGNRLPSYLGSSFAFIAPILALGPGGGKALATGEQISQALLGVFVAGVLLAGIGLLVQATGTGWIEKLMPPVVSGAIVALIGLNLAPVAWTNFQQDALLGGITLAACILFAVFFRGFLGRISIFLGVVVGYVVAALMGRVKWDGVADAAWVGLPQFHLPAFGDAHAWAMLPMFLPVILVLIAENVGHVRGVATMTGDPSINKRTGRALIADGLATTIAGLGGGSGTTTYGENIGVMAATRVYSTAAYWVAGTVAILLAFSPKIGAVIFAMPAGVLGGVTTALYGLIGVIGIKIWVDNQVDFSRPVNQYTVAVAFVIAIAGFTMNLGTLSFGAIVLGTVAALVIYHLGNAIARARKTGADDGGPIVPIGPLGGDPENVG, from the coding sequence ATGCCCATCTGGACTCAGCACGGAGACGGCCGCACCGTCGAGCCCGGCGCCGTCGTCAAGCCGCACGAACGCCTCGGCTGGCCGGCGACGATCGCGATCGGCGCCCAGCACGTGGTCGCCATGTTCGGTGCGACATTCCTCGTGCCGCTGCTCACCGGGTTCCCGGTCTCGACCACGCTGCTGTTCTCCGGCATCGGCACCCTGCTGTTCCTGGTCCTCACCGGCAACCGCCTGCCCAGCTACCTCGGCAGCTCGTTCGCGTTCATCGCGCCGATCCTCGCCCTCGGCCCGGGCGGCGGAAAGGCGCTGGCGACCGGCGAGCAGATCAGTCAGGCCCTGCTCGGCGTGTTCGTCGCCGGCGTGCTGCTGGCCGGCATCGGGCTGCTCGTGCAGGCCACCGGCACCGGCTGGATCGAGAAGCTCATGCCCCCGGTCGTCTCCGGCGCGATCGTGGCGCTCATCGGCCTGAACCTCGCGCCCGTGGCGTGGACGAACTTCCAGCAGGACGCGCTGCTCGGCGGCATCACGCTGGCCGCCTGCATCCTGTTCGCCGTGTTCTTCCGCGGCTTCCTGGGGCGCATCTCGATCTTCCTCGGCGTCGTCGTCGGCTACGTCGTGGCCGCGCTGATGGGTCGCGTGAAATGGGACGGCGTCGCGGATGCCGCGTGGGTCGGCCTCCCCCAGTTCCACCTGCCCGCGTTCGGCGACGCGCACGCCTGGGCGATGCTGCCGATGTTCCTGCCCGTGATCCTCGTGCTGATCGCCGAGAACGTGGGCCACGTGCGCGGTGTCGCCACCATGACCGGCGACCCCTCGATCAACAAGCGCACCGGTCGCGCGCTGATCGCCGACGGCCTGGCGACCACGATCGCCGGCCTCGGCGGCGGCTCGGGCACGACCACCTACGGCGAGAACATCGGCGTCATGGCCGCAACCCGCGTCTACTCGACGGCCGCGTACTGGGTCGCCGGCACCGTGGCGATCCTGCTGGCCTTCTCCCCGAAGATCGGCGCGGTGATCTTCGCGATGCCCGCGGGCGTGCTCGGCGGCGTGACGACCGCGCTCTACGGCCTCATCGGCGTCATCGGCATCAAGATCTGGGTCGACAACCAGGTGGACTTCTCCCGCCCGGTCAACCAGTACACGGTCGCCGTGGCCTTCGTCATCGCGATCGCGGGCTTCACGATGAACCTCGGAACGCTCAGCTTCGGCGCCATCGTCCTGGGCACCGTGGCCGCTCTCGTCATCTACCACCTCGGCAACGCCATCGCCCGGGCGCGCAAGACCGGCGCGGATGACGGCGGGCCGATCGTGCCCATCGGCCCGCTCGGCGGCGATCCCGAGAACGTCGGCTGA
- a CDS encoding LacI family DNA-binding transcriptional regulator → MTIDTPRVAPTIEEVAAAAGVSRSTVSRVVNGSTAVSPAALEAVRRAIADLNYVPNRAARSLASRATMAIALVVPEDTTRFFGDPFFASVVSGINTRLSRSEYVLNLIIASDDPGDKTSAYVRSGAVDGAIVVSHHTSDTFIDRIAHVVPVVYGGRPVRERERDYYVDVDNVAGGREATEYLIGRGFRRIATIAGPVTMPAGIDRLVGFRDALSAAGLEPVAEEDGNFTADGGSAAMQRIIETGVEFDALFVASDLMARGALAALGRAGIRVPEDVAIVGFDDSPVARTVSPQLTTMRQPSHEQGERMADMLLSILSGGTPDRVTILPTELIVRDSA, encoded by the coding sequence GTGACCATCGACACCCCGCGCGTCGCCCCGACGATCGAAGAGGTCGCGGCCGCCGCGGGAGTGTCGCGGTCGACCGTCTCCCGCGTCGTCAACGGCTCCACGGCCGTGAGCCCGGCGGCTCTGGAAGCGGTGCGGCGCGCCATCGCGGACCTGAACTACGTGCCCAACCGTGCCGCGCGCTCGCTCGCGAGCCGCGCCACGATGGCGATCGCACTCGTCGTGCCCGAGGACACCACCCGGTTCTTCGGCGACCCGTTCTTCGCCTCGGTCGTGTCGGGAATCAACACGCGGCTCAGCCGGTCGGAGTACGTGCTCAACCTGATCATCGCGAGCGACGATCCGGGTGACAAGACCTCGGCATACGTGCGCAGCGGCGCCGTCGACGGTGCGATCGTCGTCTCGCACCACACGAGCGACACGTTCATCGACCGCATCGCGCACGTCGTGCCGGTCGTCTACGGCGGCCGTCCCGTGCGGGAGCGCGAACGCGACTACTACGTCGACGTCGACAACGTCGCCGGCGGACGCGAGGCGACCGAGTATCTGATCGGTCGAGGCTTCCGCCGCATCGCGACGATCGCCGGCCCTGTCACGATGCCGGCCGGCATCGACCGTCTCGTTGGCTTTCGCGATGCGCTCTCCGCCGCCGGGCTCGAGCCGGTCGCCGAGGAGGACGGCAACTTCACGGCCGACGGCGGCTCGGCCGCGATGCAGCGGATCATCGAAACGGGAGTGGAGTTCGACGCGCTCTTCGTCGCGAGCGATCTGATGGCTCGCGGTGCGCTCGCGGCGCTCGGGCGCGCGGGCATCCGCGTTCCCGAGGACGTCGCGATCGTGGGCTTCGACGACTCGCCCGTCGCGCGCACCGTCAGCCCGCAGCTCACGACGATGCGCCAGCCCTCCCACGAGCAGGGGGAGCGCATGGCCGACATGCTGCTGTCGATCCTCTCCGGCGGCACGCCCGACCGTGTGACGATCCTGCCGACGGAGCTCATCGTCCGCGACTCCGCCTGA
- a CDS encoding GH1 family beta-glucosidase: MTEFSRSFPEGFLFGAATAAYQIEGAAFEDGRTASIWDAFSRVPGAVIAADNGDVACDHYHRFRDDVSLMKDLGLDTYRFSVSWSRVRPDGGPVNRKGLDFYERLVDELRANDILPWLTLYHWDMPQAIEEKGGWTVRSTSEQFLEYALGVHDALGDRVQNWTTLNEPWCSSFLSYTAGIHAPGRYSVTDGVLAAHHLMLGHGAVVRELRERDADLRLGITLNLTVADAVDPADAADADAARRIDGQFNRWFLDPIFRGAYPADVIEDIRAVAPEAIDALEAANQPGDLNTISQPLDALGVNYYHGEFVGGAPDPQPPLPGDAPTDRPAASPFPSHEGIYWHDRGLPRTNMHWEVQPEGLTRLLQRVWAEYAQPAGTALYVTENGASYDDELVVEDGVARVHDLERTQFLLAHLDAILDAADAGVDVRGYFYWSLLDNFEWAWGYAKRFGIVHVDYDTQVRTAKDSALEYRRVIAARALDDAAVPVSGAVPHPGAPISTLQR; encoded by the coding sequence ATGACAGAGTTCTCCCGCTCCTTCCCGGAGGGCTTCCTCTTCGGCGCGGCCACCGCGGCGTACCAGATCGAAGGCGCCGCCTTCGAGGACGGTCGCACGGCATCCATCTGGGACGCGTTCAGCCGCGTGCCCGGCGCCGTGATCGCCGCCGACAACGGTGATGTCGCGTGCGATCACTACCACCGCTTCCGCGACGACGTGTCCCTCATGAAGGACCTCGGGCTCGACACGTATCGCTTCTCGGTCTCGTGGTCGCGGGTGCGTCCCGACGGGGGGCCGGTCAACCGCAAGGGGCTCGACTTCTACGAGCGCCTGGTCGACGAGCTGCGGGCCAACGACATCCTGCCGTGGCTCACGCTGTATCACTGGGACATGCCGCAGGCGATCGAGGAGAAGGGCGGCTGGACCGTCCGTTCCACGAGCGAGCAGTTCCTCGAGTACGCGCTGGGCGTTCACGACGCGCTGGGCGACCGGGTGCAGAACTGGACGACGCTCAACGAGCCCTGGTGCTCGTCCTTCCTGAGCTACACCGCGGGCATCCACGCGCCGGGCCGCTACAGCGTGACCGATGGCGTGCTCGCCGCCCACCACCTCATGCTCGGCCATGGGGCGGTCGTGCGCGAGCTGCGTGAGCGCGACGCCGATCTGCGCCTCGGCATCACGCTGAACCTCACGGTGGCCGACGCCGTCGACCCCGCGGATGCCGCGGATGCCGATGCCGCCCGCCGCATCGACGGGCAGTTCAACCGGTGGTTCCTCGACCCGATCTTCCGCGGCGCGTACCCCGCCGATGTGATCGAGGACATCCGCGCCGTCGCGCCCGAGGCCATCGACGCGCTCGAGGCGGCGAATCAGCCGGGCGACCTGAACACCATCTCGCAGCCGCTGGACGCGCTCGGGGTGAACTACTACCACGGCGAGTTCGTGGGTGGCGCACCCGACCCGCAGCCACCGCTGCCGGGCGATGCGCCGACCGACCGGCCCGCGGCATCCCCCTTCCCGTCGCACGAGGGCATCTACTGGCACGATCGCGGTCTGCCGCGCACCAACATGCACTGGGAGGTGCAGCCCGAGGGGCTGACGCGTCTGCTGCAGCGCGTCTGGGCCGAGTACGCCCAGCCGGCCGGCACCGCCCTGTACGTCACCGAGAACGGCGCTTCCTACGACGACGAGCTCGTCGTCGAGGACGGCGTCGCCCGCGTGCACGACCTCGAGCGCACGCAGTTCCTGCTCGCCCATCTGGACGCGATCCTCGACGCCGCCGATGCGGGCGTGGATGTGCGGGGCTACTTCTACTGGTCGCTCCTGGACAACTTCGAGTGGGCGTGGGGATACGCCAAGCGCTTCGGGATCGTCCACGTCGATTACGACACCCAGGTGCGCACCGCGAAAGACAGCGCGCTGGAGTATCGTCGGGTCATCGCCGCCCGCGCACTCGACGACGCGGCGGTTCCGGTCTCCGGGGCCGTCCCGCATCCCGGCGCACCGATCTCGACTCTTCAGAGGTAG